The Fusarium musae strain F31 chromosome 10, whole genome shotgun sequence genome window below encodes:
- a CDS encoding hypothetical protein (EggNog:ENOG41~MEROPS:MER0033198), with protein sequence MASLYRMILLAALLPLSAAVSPTVDLGYSKYKGNVLNNGVSEWLGVRYAAAPVKDLRFKLPEDPVRMRAVQDATKRGPVCIGTDSDPKIIGDTQSEDCLFLNIWAPTKASAKDKLPVYIYIQGGGFNGNSNANANGTALVVAGDLDMIVVSINYRVGVYGFLNDADQITPNVGLHDQRKAFQWVQKHISKFGGNPGHVVIGGESAGAASVSLHLSAYGGKDEGLFHGAIAQSISFGSLLTEKESVYQFNTLAVRLGCVGAKKDILPCIRSKSPQEIQKVNKNLPNLGSTIPPQFMWTPSIDGKLVPDVTYQVFEEGKFVKVPLMTGDDTNGGTVFTPVNTSSVMESNEFIKANFPFITLSQLGQINELYPNKNESCPNPGCWWRQVSDVYGDMRYMCSSMYISNALTLHGVPNSWNYWYDVEDPAQMAAGYGVPHVVENQAVFGPGPGSPASYLNGGKNVPVVPVIQAYWTSFIRTLDPNTHRDKSAVKWEPWTEKGRRRLKFETGGKTKMEKPSKDLQKKCDFWADIGPSIRQ encoded by the exons ATGGCATCGCTGTATCGTATGATCCTGTTGGCAGCACTGCTGCCTCTCTCTGCTGCAGTCAGTCCCACGGTTGATCTCGGATATAGCAAATACAAAGGCAACGTCCTTAACAACGGTGTCTCGGAATGGCTTGGAGTTCGATATGCTGCCGCACCAGTCAAGGACTTGAGGTTCAAGCTTCCTGAAGATCCTGTCCGCATGAGAGCCGTCCAGGATGCCACCAAG CGGGGACCAGTATGCATCGGAACAGATTCTGATCCCAAGATCATTGGCGATACTCAATCCGAAGActgtctcttcctcaacattTGGGCACCGACAAAAGCCTCAgccaaggacaagcttccagtatatatttatatccaAGGTGGCGGCTTCAATGGCAACTCAAATGCCAACGCAAACGGCACTGCTCTGGTCGTTGCAGGTGACCTGGATATGATCGTCGTTTCTATCAACTATCGCGTCGGCGTATACGGGTTTCTCAACGATGCTGATCAGATTACACCAAACGTCGGTCTCCACGATCAGCGGAAGGCGTTCCAATGGGTCCAGAAGCACATCTCCAAGTTCGGTGGTAACCCTGGCCATGTTGTCATCGGCGGCGAGTCTGCTGGTGCTGCGAGTGTCAGTCTGCATCTCAGCGCCTATGGAGGCAAAGATGAAGGTCTCTTCCATGGAGCTATTGCCCAATCCATCTCGTTCGGGTCTCTTCTCACAGAGAAGGAATCTGTGTATCAGTTCAACACTCTGGCGGTGCGCCTTGGCTGCGTCGGTGCGAAAAAGGACATCCTTCCCTGCATTCGTTCGAAGTCGCCCCAGGAAATTCAGAAGGTCAACAAGAACCTCCCGAACCTCGGCAGTACCATTCCGCCCCAATTCATGTGGACTCCGAGCATCGATGGCAAGCTCGTACCTGATGTGACTTACCAGGTTTTTGAGGAGGGGAAATTTGTTAAGGTACCTCTTATGACCGGTGATGACACAAATGGAGGTACTGTTTTCACACCGGTGAATACTTCTTCTGTGATGGAGAGCAACGAGTTTATTAAAGCGAACTTTCCTTTCATAACCCTAAGCCAGCTAGGGCAAATCAACGAGCTCTATCCCAATAAGAATGAGTCATGCCCTAATCCTGGCTGCTGGTGGCGTCAAGTCAGTGACGTCTACGGAGATATGAGATACATGTGCTCGTCAATGTATATCTCTAATGCGCTCACACTACACGGCGTCCCCAACTCTTGGAACTATTGGTATGACGTCGAGGACCCCGCTCAGATGGCCGCGGGCTACGGTGTTCCTCATGTCGTGGAAAACCAAGCTGTATTTGGTCCGGGACCAGGCTCGCCAGCCAGCTATCTCAATGGCGGGAAGAACGTCCCCGTGGTCCCCGTGATCCAAGCATATTGGACAAGCTTCATTCGTACCTTGGATCCGAACACGCATCGTGATAAGAGCGCTGTCAAGTGGGAGCCATGGACTGAAAAAGGCCGGAGGCGGCTGAAGTTTGAGACTGGGGGTAAAaccaagatggagaagccAAGCAAAGACCTACAAAAGAAGTGCGATTTCTGGGCTGATATCGGACCAAGTATTCGGCAGTAA